The Microbacterium sp. LWH7-1.2 genome window below encodes:
- a CDS encoding M15 family metallopeptidase, with product MTEPGRLATPRAAPETRRAARAMREEAERRARAGEAAPAASPAAAADAVDGVLAFELPSDDFVPGSLSAGAPSALPLELLPTGAAPQPTDSTPHRIPEARVRGRRRAVRSPRPVVSERRAARAAELLDVDEGAQPVRHARPRRLTKRLMVVAGLATGAALLLGSAAMTAMMLPTQPRAAGADSALTLTAEPARIELLPVPQVEVSPPAADICTLPDVASAVQRGDDEAAIVAAGGGEAFRAAVVEGRAPCVDLGDSARVWTVVDKIRPANPIDYRPSALVLPDGVRNIEGGALRSDAASALASLVTAARDAGVGEIALESGFRSYQTQQATYGRHFAEKGERADQVSARPGYSEHQLGLGADVVACAGECGTLDQLAATPQGQFVAEHAWEHGWIVRYTDGATPVTGYLPEPWHLRYIGPELAKAYHEGGWTSLEEFFALDPAPDYLG from the coding sequence GTGACGGAGCCTGGCCGGCTCGCTACCCCCCGAGCCGCCCCCGAGACTCGTCGCGCCGCCCGAGCGATGCGCGAAGAGGCTGAGAGGCGTGCCCGCGCGGGGGAAGCCGCCCCGGCCGCCTCGCCCGCCGCGGCCGCCGATGCCGTCGATGGCGTGCTGGCGTTCGAACTGCCCAGTGACGACTTCGTGCCCGGCTCCCTCTCGGCGGGTGCGCCGTCTGCCCTGCCGCTCGAGCTCCTCCCCACCGGCGCTGCGCCGCAGCCGACCGACTCGACACCGCACCGCATTCCCGAGGCGCGGGTACGCGGGCGTCGACGCGCCGTCCGCTCGCCCCGGCCCGTCGTCAGCGAGCGCCGGGCGGCGCGCGCGGCCGAGCTGCTCGACGTCGACGAGGGCGCTCAGCCCGTCCGCCACGCACGGCCGCGCCGGCTGACCAAGCGCCTGATGGTCGTGGCGGGGCTCGCAACGGGTGCCGCGCTCCTGCTGGGGTCGGCCGCCATGACCGCGATGATGCTCCCGACGCAGCCGCGAGCTGCCGGCGCCGATTCCGCACTGACGTTGACGGCGGAGCCGGCCCGGATCGAGCTGCTTCCCGTTCCTCAGGTGGAGGTTTCGCCGCCGGCTGCCGACATCTGCACCCTCCCGGACGTCGCTTCCGCCGTGCAGCGCGGCGACGACGAGGCCGCGATCGTCGCGGCCGGCGGCGGCGAGGCGTTCCGCGCCGCGGTCGTGGAGGGGCGTGCCCCCTGCGTGGACCTCGGCGACTCCGCCCGCGTCTGGACCGTCGTGGACAAGATCCGGCCGGCCAACCCGATCGACTACCGCCCCAGTGCGCTGGTTCTCCCCGATGGCGTGCGCAACATCGAGGGCGGCGCACTGCGGTCGGACGCAGCATCCGCTCTCGCCTCTCTCGTCACCGCCGCCCGCGACGCCGGAGTCGGCGAGATCGCGCTCGAGAGCGGGTTCCGCTCGTACCAGACCCAGCAGGCGACGTACGGGCGCCACTTCGCGGAGAAGGGCGAGCGCGCCGACCAGGTGAGCGCGCGACCCGGATACAGCGAGCATCAGCTCGGCCTCGGCGCCGACGTCGTCGCGTGCGCCGGTGAGTGCGGCACACTCGACCAGCTCGCCGCGACGCCGCAGGGCCAGTTCGTCGCCGAGCACGCGTGGGAGCACGGGTGGATCGTCCGCTACACCGACGGGGCGACGCCCGTGACCGGCTACCTCCCCGAGCCGTGGCACCTCCGCTACATCGGTCCCGAACTCGCGAAGGCCTACCACGAGGGTGGCTGGACCTCCCTGGAGGAGTTCTTCGCGCTCGACCCCGCTCCCGACTACCTCGGCTGA
- a CDS encoding ECF transporter S component — protein MTTAYLLTCAAIGVAGGVMLWGAGWISTVLFATVPFVSVAIAGLWLLPATVALRLLERPFAGILVGVISGLVVFPFLGAAIWWAFFAELAFLVTLYRSWRTWQYYAGAVFVGAIYPVLAAESFNLWAMQPWVLATFFALTIASCVAGVALGILVADRLRKAGVAKLARRRGLAARGLGRGAGPAGQH, from the coding sequence GTGACGACCGCGTACCTGCTGACGTGCGCCGCGATCGGCGTCGCCGGCGGCGTGATGCTGTGGGGCGCCGGCTGGATCTCGACCGTGCTGTTCGCCACCGTGCCGTTCGTCTCGGTCGCCATCGCCGGGCTGTGGCTGCTGCCCGCGACCGTCGCCCTGCGCCTGCTCGAGCGGCCGTTCGCCGGCATCCTGGTGGGCGTGATCTCGGGGCTCGTGGTGTTCCCGTTCCTCGGCGCGGCGATCTGGTGGGCGTTCTTCGCCGAGCTGGCGTTCCTCGTGACCCTGTACCGGTCGTGGCGCACATGGCAGTACTACGCCGGAGCCGTGTTCGTCGGAGCGATCTACCCCGTGCTCGCCGCCGAGTCCTTCAACCTCTGGGCGATGCAGCCGTGGGTGCTGGCGACGTTCTTCGCCCTCACGATCGCGAGCTGCGTCGCGGGTGTCGCGCTCGGCATCCTCGTGGCCGACCGCCTCCGCAAGGCGGGCGTCGCGAAGCTCGCGCGCCGCCGCGGCCTGGCAGCGCGCGGCCTCGGCCGCGGCGCCGGTCCCGCCGGCCAGCACTGA
- a CDS encoding energy-coupling factor transporter transmembrane component T yields MTDTGPLTAATAAHSTFDPYARRVEASAVRFLYGMNPLAKLAAPLPAMVLLVFVRDAATPAAFLALAYVVLLVGASFTRRLAAILFLALPLSALVIGFGFALWTDASRVDQSVVVWQIGGWTMYGAALEVGFATGLRLAAILALTLIAGLSTTGPDLVRAAVQQLRVPYRIGYTALAAFRFVPRFGHELDVIRQAHRVRGAHGGRGPLAAIARWFGYVVPLMAGAIRHAERVALAMDARAFGAHPDRTERYLVPWRARDTVFVLAFWLVSAAMFAVFFPWGL; encoded by the coding sequence GTGACCGACACCGGCCCTCTCACCGCGGCGACGGCCGCGCACTCGACGTTCGATCCGTACGCGCGGCGGGTCGAGGCATCCGCCGTCCGCTTCCTCTACGGGATGAACCCGCTCGCGAAGCTCGCCGCCCCGCTGCCCGCGATGGTGCTGCTCGTGTTCGTCCGGGATGCCGCGACCCCGGCGGCCTTCCTCGCGCTCGCGTACGTCGTGCTGCTGGTGGGGGCGTCGTTCACCCGACGTCTCGCGGCGATCCTGTTCCTGGCGCTGCCGCTGAGCGCGCTGGTGATCGGCTTCGGGTTCGCCCTCTGGACCGATGCGTCGCGCGTCGATCAGTCCGTCGTGGTGTGGCAGATCGGCGGCTGGACGATGTACGGCGCCGCCCTCGAGGTCGGCTTCGCGACGGGGCTGCGCCTCGCCGCGATCCTCGCCCTCACGCTCATCGCCGGCCTCTCGACCACCGGTCCCGACCTCGTGCGCGCGGCCGTGCAGCAGCTGCGCGTCCCCTACCGCATCGGGTACACGGCGCTCGCGGCGTTCCGCTTCGTTCCGCGTTTCGGGCACGAGCTCGACGTGATCCGGCAGGCACACCGGGTCCGTGGCGCTCACGGTGGCCGCGGACCGCTCGCCGCGATCGCCCGCTGGTTCGGGTACGTCGTCCCGCTCATGGCCGGCGCGATCCGCCACGCCGAGCGCGTCGCCCTCGCGATGGACGCCCGCGCGTTCGGCGCCCACCCCGACCGCACTGAGCGATACCTCGTGCCGTGGCGCGCGCGCGACACCGTGTTCGTCCTCGCGTTCTGGCTGGTGTCGGCCGCAATGTTCGCCGTCTTCTTCCCGTGGGGCCTCTGA
- a CDS encoding siderophore-interacting protein, whose translation MAHPRLVKPATQGLVHLTVLRTERLSPHWMRVTLGGGEIDRFRAMGYDQWLRLFLPLGGDEGLERLPAKANKMFGYLKYLRIPDGVRPVMRNYTVRAFRPATTTSGAELDVDFVIHGSAADGTAGPASRWAESCQAGESVVVIDEGLTFNPDRGTDRVVLVSDETGLPAIAGICASLPSHATGLAIVEVPSAEDALDFPHPTGVAVRWIVRDSDVKPGTLALQALRDASIPDAAFHAYVVGEQALATEGRRHLVGERGVSKDHVSFCGYWRVGAASPAPKSQRATAEAHS comes from the coding sequence ATGGCTCACCCCCGACTCGTCAAGCCAGCGACACAGGGACTCGTGCACCTCACGGTGCTGCGCACCGAGCGCTTGTCGCCGCACTGGATGCGCGTGACGCTCGGCGGCGGTGAGATCGACCGGTTCCGGGCGATGGGCTACGACCAGTGGTTGCGCCTGTTCCTCCCGCTGGGCGGCGACGAGGGCCTCGAGCGCCTGCCCGCGAAGGCGAACAAGATGTTCGGGTACCTGAAGTACCTCCGCATCCCCGACGGCGTGCGGCCCGTCATGCGCAACTACACCGTCCGAGCGTTCCGTCCCGCGACGACCACCTCGGGCGCCGAGCTCGACGTGGACTTCGTGATCCACGGCTCCGCGGCCGACGGCACGGCCGGCCCGGCCTCGCGGTGGGCGGAGTCGTGCCAGGCGGGCGAGAGCGTCGTCGTGATCGACGAGGGGCTCACCTTCAACCCCGACCGCGGCACCGACCGGGTCGTGCTCGTCTCCGACGAGACGGGCCTCCCCGCGATCGCCGGCATCTGCGCCTCGCTGCCGTCGCACGCCACCGGACTCGCGATCGTCGAGGTGCCCTCGGCCGAAGACGCCCTCGACTTCCCGCACCCCACGGGCGTCGCCGTGCGCTGGATCGTCCGCGACTCCGACGTCAAGCCCGGAACCCTGGCGCTGCAGGCGCTCCGAGACGCCTCGATTCCGGATGCTGCGTTCCACGCGTACGTCGTCGGCGAGCAGGCCCTCGCGACCGAGGGTCGCCGCCACCTGGTCGGCGAGCGCGGCGTCTCCAAGGACCACGTGAGCTTCTGCGGCTACTGGCGCGTCGGAGCCGCGTCGCCGGCTCCGAAGTCCCAGCGCGCGACGGCGGAGGCCCACTCGTGA
- a CDS encoding S8 family serine peptidase, which translates to MGRSSVRAAAVVTLAALFTGTATASFGSVPEEVNTPTPINAEDGQYIVLLKDAPLATYEGGTNGIQRTKPDKGKQLDADSANSKKYLAHLKKQQADVAAGAGVTPTQSYGVTVNGFSATLTAKQVAQLDGDKSVLGVFPDEIYHPTAAVPSTEFLGLGSNTTGTGGIWDAVGGVSEAGKGIVVGVIDTGIAPENPSFAGDALKKKGVAGVPYTVNGDTVVFDKADGGQFKSPITIAQSWDKRHYNTKLIGAQYFSEGAAAAGFDFSYDFLSPRDGDGHGSHTASTAAGNFGVDASVEGIGFGKVSGVAPAAKVAAYKACYVGPDDLVTTDDICAGSDLIAAIDTAVANGVDVINYSIGGGSASTVLSADDYSFLGAAAAGVFVAVSAGNDGPGASTADHGSPWYTTVAASTIPTYEGTVKLRNGFQAVGASVTVPFGEELTGPVVYSGDIAKPGADPTQASLCMLGTLDPAKAAGKTVVCDRGTNARVEKSQEVKAAGGTAMILVNVVAGSLDNDFHSVPTVHIDAQYRAALLEYVRAQGDSPTATLVGDNVTGKVTPTPQIAGFSSRGPVLADGSDVIKPDVSAPGVAILAATHNGPKEKPTFGFKSGTSMSSPQVAGLGALYLGEDPQASPAKIKSALMTTAYDLVDADGAPVADTFAQGAGHVDPKRYFNPGLVYDNGIRDWAAYLEGALGQDYFDGVDPIDPSDLNLASIGIGALAGTQTITRTVTATTAGTYTASVNVPGIDAVVSPSTIEVAAGATAEFTVTFTTAGAALEEWATGFLTWTGAGNTVRSPVAVFPVSADAPPTASGTGAEGDLDITVTPGFTGQLPLTVLGLAKADVLIDGTEKTGEANGGTTNVLVEVPEGIDVAKFALNSSVDTSGTDLDLTVYRVVSPTDLRYYQRWSSATESADEAVQITQPTVGWYVVSADVYAFTGPFTWTATSALVGTDGVGSLTATPSTLAAQQGEPTTYNLSWSGLEQGSYLGVVRYGDSQVRTVVSVDVP; encoded by the coding sequence ATGGGTCGATCCTCCGTCAGAGCAGCCGCGGTCGTCACACTCGCCGCACTGTTCACGGGCACCGCCACCGCCAGTTTCGGCAGCGTCCCGGAGGAGGTGAACACCCCGACCCCCATCAACGCCGAGGACGGCCAGTACATCGTCCTCCTCAAGGACGCGCCCCTCGCCACCTACGAGGGCGGCACGAACGGCATTCAGCGGACGAAGCCCGACAAAGGCAAGCAGCTGGACGCGGACTCCGCGAACTCGAAGAAGTACCTCGCGCACCTCAAGAAGCAGCAGGCGGATGTCGCGGCCGGGGCCGGCGTCACACCCACGCAGTCGTACGGCGTCACGGTCAACGGCTTCAGCGCGACGCTGACGGCGAAGCAGGTCGCCCAGCTGGACGGCGACAAGAGTGTGCTCGGCGTCTTCCCCGACGAGATCTACCACCCGACGGCAGCCGTCCCCTCGACGGAGTTTCTGGGCCTCGGCTCGAACACGACGGGCACCGGCGGCATCTGGGATGCGGTCGGCGGCGTGAGCGAGGCCGGCAAGGGTATCGTGGTCGGCGTTATCGACACGGGAATCGCCCCCGAGAACCCCTCCTTCGCGGGCGACGCGCTCAAGAAGAAGGGCGTCGCAGGCGTCCCGTACACGGTCAACGGCGACACTGTCGTCTTCGACAAGGCGGACGGGGGTCAGTTCAAGAGCCCCATCACGATCGCCCAGAGCTGGGACAAGCGCCACTACAACACCAAGCTCATCGGAGCGCAGTACTTCTCCGAGGGTGCCGCCGCGGCGGGCTTCGACTTCAGTTACGACTTCCTCTCGCCGCGCGACGGCGACGGCCACGGCTCGCACACCGCGAGCACCGCGGCCGGCAACTTCGGTGTGGACGCGTCGGTCGAGGGCATCGGGTTCGGCAAGGTCTCGGGCGTCGCCCCGGCGGCCAAGGTGGCGGCCTACAAGGCCTGCTACGTCGGCCCCGACGACCTCGTCACGACCGACGACATCTGCGCGGGCAGCGACCTGATCGCGGCCATCGACACGGCCGTCGCGAACGGCGTCGACGTCATCAACTACTCGATCGGCGGCGGCTCGGCCTCCACCGTCCTGAGCGCCGACGACTACTCGTTCCTGGGCGCGGCGGCGGCGGGCGTCTTCGTCGCGGTGAGCGCCGGCAACGACGGACCCGGCGCGTCGACCGCCGACCACGGCTCGCCGTGGTACACGACGGTCGCGGCGTCCACCATCCCGACCTACGAGGGCACGGTCAAGCTGCGGAACGGCTTCCAGGCGGTCGGTGCCTCGGTGACGGTTCCGTTCGGCGAGGAGCTGACGGGCCCGGTCGTGTACTCGGGTGACATCGCGAAGCCGGGCGCCGACCCCACTCAGGCCTCGCTGTGCATGCTCGGCACGCTCGACCCGGCCAAGGCCGCGGGCAAGACCGTGGTCTGCGACCGCGGCACGAACGCGCGCGTCGAGAAGTCGCAGGAGGTCAAGGCGGCGGGCGGCACGGCGATGATCCTCGTCAACGTCGTCGCGGGGTCGCTCGACAACGACTTCCACTCGGTGCCGACCGTGCACATCGACGCGCAGTATCGCGCGGCGCTGCTGGAGTACGTGCGCGCGCAGGGCGACAGCCCGACCGCGACCCTCGTGGGCGACAACGTCACCGGCAAGGTGACGCCGACGCCCCAGATCGCGGGCTTCTCGAGCCGTGGTCCGGTCCTCGCCGACGGCAGCGACGTCATCAAGCCGGATGTCTCGGCGCCGGGTGTCGCGATCCTCGCCGCGACCCACAACGGTCCCAAGGAGAAGCCCACCTTCGGCTTCAAGTCGGGAACCTCGATGTCGTCGCCGCAGGTCGCGGGCCTCGGCGCTCTGTACCTCGGTGAGGACCCGCAGGCGTCGCCCGCGAAGATCAAGTCCGCGCTCATGACCACGGCGTACGACCTGGTCGACGCCGACGGCGCGCCGGTGGCCGACACGTTCGCGCAGGGTGCGGGCCACGTCGACCCGAAGCGGTACTTCAACCCGGGTCTCGTGTACGACAACGGCATCCGCGACTGGGCCGCATACCTCGAGGGCGCTCTCGGGCAGGACTACTTCGACGGCGTCGACCCGATCGACCCGAGCGACCTGAACCTCGCCTCGATCGGCATCGGCGCGCTCGCGGGCACGCAGACGATCACGCGCACGGTGACGGCCACGACGGCCGGCACCTACACCGCGTCGGTGAACGTCCCCGGCATCGATGCGGTCGTCTCGCCGTCGACCATCGAGGTCGCCGCGGGTGCCACGGCGGAGTTCACCGTGACGTTCACGACCGCGGGCGCCGCGCTCGAGGAGTGGGCGACCGGGTTCCTCACGTGGACGGGCGCCGGCAACACCGTGCGCTCTCCCGTCGCGGTCTTCCCGGTGAGCGCCGACGCGCCTCCGACGGCGTCCGGGACGGGCGCCGAGGGCGACCTCGACATCACGGTCACGCCGGGCTTCACCGGCCAGCTACCGCTGACGGTGCTCGGTCTCGCCAAGGCCGACGTGCTCATCGACGGCACCGAGAAGACGGGTGAGGCGAACGGCGGCACGACCAACGTGCTGGTCGAGGTGCCGGAGGGCATCGACGTGGCGAAGTTCGCGCTGAACTCGTCGGTCGACACCTCGGGCACCGACCTCGACCTCACCGTCTACCGCGTGGTGAGCCCGACCGACCTGCGCTATTACCAGCGCTGGTCGTCGGCGACCGAGTCGGCCGACGAGGCCGTTCAGATCACCCAGCCCACGGTCGGGTGGTACGTCGTCTCGGCCGACGTGTACGCGTTCACCGGTCCGTTCACGTGGACGGCGACGAGCGCGCTCGTCGGAACCGACGGCGTGGGCTCGCTCACCGCCACGCCGAGCACGCTGGCCGCGCAGCAGGGCGAGCCCACCACGTACAACCTGTCGTGGTCGGGCCTCGAGCAGGGCAGCTACCTGGGTGTCGTCCGCTACGGCGACTCGCAGGTCCGCACGGTGGTCTCGGTCGACGTGCCGTAA
- a CDS encoding ECF transporter S component — protein sequence MAARTRISTSVLLTCAAIGVATGVLQAGAGAISGFVSAGAPILYGLVLGVHVLPGVVAQELLRRPWVALITHMVAALVASAVVPLWIGRYIGTALLIGGLQELIAATARYKRWEAWRFFLSAVIVGAVIAAAIWFAADVTRFPLWGQIVYVALFVIGPVAWTAVGLAIGSALRRAGVARRSQR from the coding sequence GTGGCTGCCCGCACTCGGATTTCGACGAGCGTTCTGCTCACCTGCGCCGCCATCGGCGTCGCGACCGGCGTTCTGCAGGCCGGCGCAGGGGCGATCAGCGGTTTCGTCTCGGCCGGCGCGCCGATCCTCTACGGGCTCGTGCTCGGTGTCCACGTCCTGCCCGGGGTCGTCGCACAGGAACTGCTCCGACGCCCGTGGGTCGCGCTCATCACCCACATGGTCGCGGCGCTGGTCGCGAGTGCCGTCGTACCGCTCTGGATCGGCCGCTACATCGGCACCGCCCTCCTCATCGGCGGGCTGCAAGAGCTCATCGCCGCGACCGCGCGCTACAAGCGCTGGGAGGCGTGGCGCTTCTTCCTCTCGGCGGTGATCGTGGGCGCGGTGATCGCGGCCGCCATCTGGTTCGCGGCCGATGTGACGCGCTTCCCGCTCTGGGGCCAGATCGTCTACGTCGCGCTGTTCGTCATCGGGCCTGTCGCCTGGACGGCCGTCGGCCTCGCGATCGGCTCGGCACTGCGCCGCGCGGGGGTCGCCCGGCGCAGTCAGCGCTGA
- a CDS encoding acyl-CoA dehydrogenase family protein, with protein sequence MEREIYDEDHEAFRDVVKEFVKRYASDEKRKQWDADGEIDRATMLAAGEAGVIGLSVPEEFGGAGMLQDYRFRSIVLEETIGAGLGSLAGALGIQDDLAVPYIVHMGTQEQKEKWLPGMATGEILGALAMTEPGAGSDLRGIKTTAKRVEGGYIVNGAKTFISSGKTADMVVTFVKTGEGNRPDAFSLLILEDGMQGFDHGKKLEKMGFHGWDTAELSFTDVFVPEENLIGGKEGLGFVQLMMNLPLERLSIGVAAAAAGEAAFVWTRDYVLSREAFGERIADFQNTRFKLADMATTVDVMWAYVDRAMMLYKDEKLTAEEAAKVKFWTTDREAELIDVGVQLHGGYGYITEYPIARAYLDARVHRIYGGTNEIMRDIVSRQIVGKR encoded by the coding sequence ATGGAGCGCGAGATCTACGACGAGGACCACGAGGCGTTCCGCGACGTCGTCAAGGAGTTCGTCAAGCGCTACGCGTCGGACGAGAAGCGCAAGCAGTGGGACGCCGACGGCGAGATCGACCGCGCGACCATGCTCGCCGCGGGCGAGGCCGGCGTCATCGGCCTGTCGGTCCCCGAGGAGTTCGGCGGCGCGGGCATGCTGCAGGACTACCGCTTCCGCTCGATCGTGCTCGAGGAGACCATCGGCGCGGGCCTCGGCTCGCTCGCCGGTGCACTCGGCATCCAGGACGACCTCGCCGTGCCGTACATCGTGCACATGGGCACGCAGGAGCAGAAGGAGAAGTGGCTTCCCGGCATGGCGACCGGCGAGATCCTCGGCGCGCTCGCGATGACCGAGCCGGGCGCGGGCAGCGACCTGCGCGGCATCAAGACGACCGCGAAGCGGGTCGAAGGCGGGTACATCGTCAACGGCGCGAAGACCTTCATTTCCTCGGGCAAGACCGCCGACATGGTCGTGACGTTCGTGAAGACCGGCGAGGGCAACCGCCCCGACGCGTTCAGCCTGCTGATCCTCGAGGACGGCATGCAGGGCTTCGACCACGGCAAGAAGCTCGAGAAGATGGGCTTCCACGGCTGGGACACCGCCGAGCTGTCGTTCACCGACGTCTTCGTGCCGGAGGAGAACCTCATCGGCGGCAAGGAGGGCCTCGGCTTCGTCCAGCTCATGATGAACCTGCCGCTCGAGCGCCTGTCGATCGGCGTCGCCGCGGCGGCGGCCGGTGAGGCGGCGTTCGTCTGGACGCGCGACTACGTGCTCAGCCGCGAGGCGTTCGGCGAGCGAATCGCCGACTTCCAGAACACCCGCTTCAAGCTCGCCGACATGGCCACGACTGTCGACGTGATGTGGGCCTACGTGGACCGCGCGATGATGCTGTACAAGGACGAGAAGCTCACCGCCGAAGAGGCCGCGAAGGTCAAGTTCTGGACGACCGACCGCGAAGCCGAGCTCATCGACGTCGGCGTGCAGCTGCACGGCGGCTACGGCTACATCACCGAGTACCCGATCGCCCGCGCCTACCTCGACGCCCGCGTGCACCGCATCTACGGCGGCACAAACGAGATCATGCGCGACATCGTGTCTCGCCAGATCGTCGGCAAGCGCTGA
- a CDS encoding ATP-binding cassette domain-containing protein: protein MPVSSAVPLLRVRELGVTHDGETTPAPASVSFDIAPGEVVLLLGPSGSGKSTLTLALNGLLPQVVPATVTGAVEVDGLDTQATPVAELSTRVGMVFQDPDAQLVTGTLLDEVAFGPENLRMPVPEVLARAEEALRRVGLWERRRENPDRLSGGGRQRLAIACALAMGSPLLVLDEPTANLDPAGIEEVYAALAELVAAGDRAILLVEHNLDAAVGFVDRVVVLDHDGFLAADGTVDHVLRGRAEDLHAMGVWLPVSTIAALRLRRAGFALDPLPLTPDELRAALDAEPAPAAAPAASARAPLAAESGIRRIAPSPDAAFPALRRVGDSPNSGSAKGGGTESPLITVRNLTLRRGRTEVLHGIDLDIPRGSFVAIVGANGAGKTSLIQALAGVVSPPKDTVHVGGLDVGRADARTLGSRIGFVFQNPEHQFIAHTVFDEIAHGLRGRHLSDEEVRGRTEALLERFGLAAKAGSHPFLLSGGQKRRLSVGTALVAGAPVLVLDEPTFGQDRARADELLSLLSELNAEGTTIVVVTHDMQLVTDYADRTVVLADGRVLAEGPTADVFADDALIARAGLRPPPLRRALQGVRNHPGLARVARLADLPRPDTPTPHTVLRTDAPNPVETGHIPPLRSVRPENGTASGTDAAPIATPHTTGGAA from the coding sequence ATGCCCGTGTCCTCTGCCGTGCCGCTGCTGCGCGTGCGCGAGCTCGGCGTCACCCACGACGGCGAGACCACGCCGGCGCCGGCATCCGTGTCGTTCGACATCGCCCCGGGCGAGGTCGTGCTGCTGCTCGGGCCGAGCGGATCGGGCAAGTCGACGCTGACGCTCGCGCTCAACGGGCTGCTGCCGCAGGTCGTGCCGGCGACGGTGACGGGGGCGGTCGAGGTGGACGGGCTCGACACGCAGGCGACGCCGGTCGCCGAGCTCAGCACGCGCGTCGGCATGGTCTTCCAGGACCCCGACGCGCAGCTCGTGACCGGCACGCTCCTCGACGAGGTGGCGTTCGGACCCGAGAACCTGCGGATGCCGGTGCCCGAGGTGCTCGCCCGCGCCGAGGAGGCGCTGCGGCGAGTAGGCCTGTGGGAGCGCCGGCGTGAGAACCCCGATCGCCTGTCGGGCGGCGGACGCCAGCGGCTCGCGATCGCCTGCGCCCTCGCGATGGGCTCGCCCCTCCTCGTCCTCGACGAGCCGACCGCGAATCTCGACCCCGCCGGGATCGAGGAGGTCTACGCGGCGTTGGCCGAGCTCGTCGCCGCCGGCGACCGCGCCATCCTCCTCGTGGAGCACAACCTCGACGCCGCCGTCGGATTCGTCGACCGGGTCGTCGTGCTCGACCATGACGGGTTCCTCGCCGCCGACGGCACGGTGGACCATGTGCTGCGCGGGCGCGCCGAGGACCTGCACGCGATGGGCGTGTGGCTGCCGGTGTCGACGATCGCCGCCCTGCGGCTCCGCCGCGCCGGGTTCGCGCTCGACCCGCTGCCGCTGACGCCCGACGAGCTGCGCGCTGCGCTCGACGCGGAGCCTGCGCCCGCGGCCGCGCCCGCCGCGAGTGCACGCGCGCCCCTCGCCGCTGAATCCGGAATTCGGAGAATCGCGCCGTCTCCGGATGCTGCGTTCCCAGCTCTCCGGAGAGTCGGCGATTCTCCGAATTCCGGATCCGCAAAAGGTGGTGGCACCGAGTCACCGCTCATCACCGTCCGGAACCTCACCCTTCGCCGCGGGCGCACCGAAGTGCTCCACGGCATCGACCTCGACATCCCCCGCGGCTCCTTCGTCGCCATCGTCGGGGCGAACGGCGCGGGCAAGACGAGCCTCATCCAGGCTCTCGCGGGAGTCGTCTCCCCACCCAAGGACACCGTGCACGTCGGCGGGCTCGACGTCGGCCGCGCCGACGCCCGTACCCTCGGCTCCCGGATCGGGTTCGTCTTCCAGAACCCCGAGCACCAGTTCATCGCGCACACCGTCTTCGACGAGATCGCGCACGGCCTGCGCGGCCGCCATCTCTCCGACGAAGAGGTGCGAGGCCGCACCGAGGCTCTGCTCGAGCGGTTCGGTCTTGCGGCGAAGGCCGGCAGCCACCCGTTCCTGCTGTCGGGCGGGCAGAAGCGCCGCCTCTCAGTCGGCACAGCGCTCGTGGCCGGAGCTCCGGTGCTGGTGCTCGACGAGCCGACCTTCGGCCAGGACCGCGCCCGCGCCGACGAGCTGCTCTCCCTCCTCTCGGAGCTCAACGCCGAAGGCACCACGATCGTCGTCGTCACGCACGACATGCAGCTCGTCACCGACTACGCCGACCGCACGGTCGTGCTCGCCGACGGCCGCGTGCTCGCCGAGGGCCCGACCGCCGACGTCTTCGCCGACGACGCGCTCATCGCGCGCGCAGGCTTGCGCCCGCCGCCGCTCCGCCGCGCGCTCCAGGGGGTTCGCAACCACCCCGGGCTCGCCCGCGTCGCCCGCCTCGCCGACCTCCCCCGCCCTGATACGCCCACTCCTCATACCGTTCTCAGGACCGACGCCCCGAATCCGGTCGAAACCGGGCACATCCCTCCGCTCAGGTCCGTCCGTCCTGAGAACGGCACGGCCTCAGGCACAGATGCGGCACCCATTGCCACCCCGCACACCACGGGAGGTGCCGCGTGA